GAAGCGGGCGAGGCGGGGGCCGACTATGTCGCGTTCGGCGCCTTTTATCCCACCAGCACCAAGGAAACCACGCATCGTGCCGAGCTCTCGATCCTGGGCTGGTGGACGACGTTGTTCGAGCTGCCCTGCGTCGCGATCGGCGGCATCACGCCGGACAATGCTGCGCCGCTGATAGAGGCGGGCGCCGATTTCCTGGCGGTGAGCGGGGCGGTGTGGAATCATCCCGATGGCCCCAAAGCCGGTGTCGCCGCTTTCGCGCCGGTGCTGGCAGGCGCCTGATTTTTCCGCCAGTGCTCGTTGTCGTCGGCCGCTGCTAAGCCGGCTGCGCTTCCTTGCGGAAGGAGGCGAGCTGGGCGTCGAGCGCGCGCTGGAAGGCGGGCCGGGCGATGCAGCGATCGCGATAGGCGGACAGGGCAGGGAATTGCGCCATCAGCGCCGTATCCGACACTTCGCGCAGCACCGTCGCCATGATGATGTCGGCGGCGGTGAAATCGCCTTCCAGATAATCTTTGTCGCCAAGCCAGCCCGACAGGTCGCCCAGCCGGCCGTGCAGCGTGTCGATTACCTGCGGGCGGCGTAGCCTGGCCCATTCGGCATCAGGGTTGAAGGTGTCGATCGCGACCAGGTCGAACACGAAGGGTTCGACGCTGTTGAGCGCGGCCGTCACCCAGGTCAGCACCCGCAGCCGGCCGGCGGTATCGCGCGGCACCAATGTCGTGGCGCGTTCGCCGATGCGCAGCACCATCGCGCCGCTCTCGAACATGGCGACTTCGGCATCGCGATAGGCGGGCACCTGGCCAAAGGGCTGTTCGCGGCGATAGTCGCTGCCCTTGGCCGTCTCGAAATCGACCAGCCGCTCGCGATAGGGCAGGCCCGCTTCCTCGCAAGCCCAGCGCGGGCGCAGGTCGCGCACATAGCCCCGGGCAAAATCGGGCACCCAGGCAAAGCCGGTAATCTCGATCTCGGCATGCGGATCGACGGGCATGGCAGGCTCCTCTCTCGATTCTTGACTTTATAGGTTGATATCAACATATATCGATCATGTCAAAATCCTTGCCCGTGACCCATCAGCAGACCCTGTTCGTGCGTGACCATTGCCTGTGCCTGGCGACGCAGCGGGCGGCGCGCAGCCTGTCCCGGCGCTTCGACGAGGCATTTCGGCCCTTTGGCATCACCAGCGGGCAATTCTCGCTGATGAATGCCCTCAACCGGCCCGAGCCGCCGTCGGTCGGATCGGTCGCGCAGCTGCTGGCGATGGATCGCACCACCTTGACCGCCAATATCAAGCCGCTGGAGCGCGACGGGCTGGTCCGGCCGGCGGTCGATGCGGCCGATCGGCGGGTACGGCGGCTGGCGCTGACCGATCAGGGGCGGACGATCCTGGCGCAGGCCATGCCGGTGTGGATCGCGGTTCATGGCGCGATCGATGCGGAACTGGCCGGGCAGGGGGATTTGCGGGCCGGCCTGGCCGCGCTGGCTTGAAGGGAGAGGGGGCGGCGGGCGCGACGCGGACGATCGCCCATATTGGCACGGGTTTTTCCCGATAGGAAAGCCTGCGCCGTCGGGCCAGAATCCCGTCCCATCAGGGCAAGGGAAGCAGAACATGGCACTGGAAGAATTCGTCCATCTGACGGCGGAATATATTGCGCTGATCGTCAACCTGCTCGCAATCGCGGCGATTGCGATCGGCTCCATCCAGGGGGCGATCGGCCTTAGCGGCCTGCTTCTGTTTCACGCCGATTCGGAGAAATTGGCGCCGGTCTGGCTGAGCTTTGGCCGTTGGCTGGTTGCCGGTCTGACCTTCCAGCTTGCGTCCGACATCGTCGAAACCAGCATTGCGCCAAGCTGGGCCGATATCGGCAAGCTGGCGGCGATCGCCGGCATCCGGACCTTCCTCAACTATTTCCTCGACAAGGACATGGCTGAGCTGCGCGAACGCCATCACCGGACGAAGGAAGGCCTCGCCACGGAATGAACGGCGGCGATGCCGGCGCGCGCATGGCTCAGGCAGCCATGTGGCGGTTCATGCGTTAGTCTTCCCGTGCAATGGGAGAGTATCGCCTTGAAAAGCCATCTGCTTGGCCTGACGCTGTTGTGCGCAGCGTGTAATGTTTCCACCACGGACGCCAATGATAGTGCATCGGCGCCGCCCTCGTCCGGCAATGGCACGGCACCGGCCGCGCCCGATCCATCGGCGGCCTATACCTTTCAGACGGTCGAGGAGCCGGACGGCAAACCCTGGCAACCCAGTCCGATATTGCAGGCACAGGTGGCGCTCGACCGCTGGGGCTTCTCGCCCGGCGTGATCGACGGCAAGGACGGGATGAGCTTTAAGGCGGCGTTGCGCGGCTTCCAGGAAGCGAACAGGCTGCCCGTCACCGGCGACTATGACCAGAAGACTGCGGCTGCGCTGCTGGAGGGGGAGGCGAAGCCGACCACCTGGCTGGTGCGCATTCCCGACGGCTTTGCCCGCGGCCCCTTTTTCGACATTCCCAAGGGGTTGAACCAACAGGCGGGCCTGCCCGCGCTCACCTATCGCAACCTGCTCGAAAAACTGGCGGAGCGCTTCCACACCACGCCTGAAGTGCTGACCGCCATGAACCCGCCCAATACCAAGGTCGTCGCCGGAGCGACGATCCGCGTGCCGGCGATCGCAAACCAGCCGGTGGCCCGGATCGAGGGGGACGAGCGCGGTTGGGGCGAGACGCTGGCCAGCCTGGGCGTCGCCAAGGATCAGCCCCAGGCGGACCATCTGGTGGTCGACAAGTCGGAAGGTCTGCTCAAGGTCTATGGCGCGGACAACCGGATGATCGCGCAATTCCCGGTCACCACGGGGTCACAGCATGATCCGCTGCCGCTGGGGCAATGGACGATCAAGGGGATCAGCCGCAATCCCGAATTCCACTATAATCCCGACCTGTTCTGGGATGCCGCGTCGAAGGACCAGAAGGCGGTGCTGAAACCCGGCCCCAACGGCCCGGTCGGCGTCGTGTGGATCGATCTGTCCAAGGATCATTACGGCATCCATGGCACGCCCGAGCCGCAACTGATCGGCCGCACCGAAAGCCATGGCTGCATCCGCCTCACCAACTGGGACGCCGCGCGGCTGGCGCAGATGGTGAAGAGCGGCGTCAAGGCGACGTTCCAGGCATGAAGGTTCGGCTGTGGAGCGGTATCGCGTGCGCGCTGCTGCTCTGCATTGGCTTCGTGCATTTCTGCGTGCGGATCGTCCCGGCCGATGCGCCGGTGCAATCTGTTACATCCGCGCCGCAAGCTGCCTCCGTCCATGGCGCGTTGTTGATCCCGGTGGAGGGCGTGCCGCCCTCGGCGCTCACCGACACCTTCGCCCAGGCACGCGCGGGCGGCGCCCGGCCGCATGATGCGATCGACATCATGGCGGCGCGGGGCAGGGCGGTGCTGGCGGCTGCCGATGGCCGGATCGAGAAGATATTCTGGAGCGAGGCCGGCGGCCGAACCCTCTATGAACGCGCGCCCGACGGGCGGACCGTCTATTATTATGCCCATCTCGACGGCTATGCGCCGGGGCTGCACGAAGGGCAGGCGATCAGGCGCGGGCAGCGGATCGCGACCGTCGGCAGTACCGGCAATGCCGATCCTGCCGCCCCCCATCTGCATTTCGCCGTCAATCGCATGGCGCCGGGCGACCCCTGGTATGGAGGGCGTCCGGTCAATCCCTATCCGCTGCTGGTCGGGCGATGACCTGTCCTACACGGCGTTCAGGGACTAGCATCCGTTTCGGTCCCGACAGAAAATTGCCGTAGTAGGAAAGCGAATTTCAAAATGTGCGGGAAATGTGCGAAGTTAAGCGAAATGGCCGCCCTCTTGCCCTTGGCGCCGTCTCGCGGTAAAGGCGCGGCCAGCCTCGCAGAGGCCGGCTCTTTTCCACATTAGACATATAGGCAGGCTCTTCCCATGAAGATCAGCGGCGTGGACATTCGTCCCGGCAACAATATCGAATATGAGGGTGGCCTGTGGCGCGCCGTCAAGATTCAGCACACCCAGCCCGGCAAGGGCGGCGCCTATATGCAGGTGGAGCTGAAGAACCTGATCGACGGCCGCAAGAATAATGTCCGCTTCCGCTCCGCTGAGAGCGTCGAGCGCATCCGCCTCGACACCAAGGATTTCCAGTATCTCTATGCCGAAGGCGACATGCTCGTCTTCATGGACCAGGAAACCTACGAACAGATCAATCTGCCGGCCGAACTGCTGGGCGACGCCGCGGCCTTCCTGCAGGACGGCATGATGGTTGTGCTCGAAATGTATGAAGAGCGTCCGATCAGCGTCCAGCTGCCCGAAACCATCGAGGCGACGGTCGTGGAGGCCGATGCCGTGGTCAAGGGACAGACCGCCTCGGCCAGCTACAAGCCCGCGATCCTCGACAATGGCGTCCGCGTCATGGTGCCCCCGCATATCGTCAGCGGCACCCGCATCGTCGTCGATGTCTATGCGCGCGAATATGTGAAGCGGGCCGACTGATGCGGCTCGGGCGCAGCACGGCATTGGCCGCCATCCTCGCGATCGGCGCCCTGCCGGCTGCGCTCCCCGCCCAGACGGTCAACAAGCCGTCCAAGGCGCAACTCGACAATGCGGCCTATGTGCTGCAGGTCATCAGCAGCGCGCTGGAATCGAAAGAGGTCGAGCAGCCGGTCAAGACCGCCCTGTTTGAATGCCTCTACGCCAATCCGCTGTCGAAGATCAGCGATGCGACGGACAAGGTGATCGCCGGCAATCCGGGCAAGGTGAACCGCAAGGATCCCTCGCAGATGCTGGCGGTGATCGCCGGCACCTGCGGATATCGGCCTGCTGCGCCCGCCACCAAGCCCGCCCCGAAGAAATAAAGCAAAGGCCGCCCGTCGGGGCGGCGGAGATTCTACATGGTATCCCATTCCGGCCTTCTCACCGTCATGGAACGCGCCGCCCGCAAGGCCGGCTCCAAGCTGCGCCGCGACTTCGGCGAGGTCGAGCATCTGCAGGTCAGCCGCAAGGGGCCGGCGGACTTCGTGTCCAAGGCCGACAAGCAGGCCGAACAGACGCTGGTCGAGGAACTGCGCAAGGCGCGGCCCGACTGGGGCTTCCTGCTGGAAGAGGGCGGGGTGATCGAGGGCGATCCCAACAAGCCGCGCTGGATCATCGATCCGCTCGACGGCACCACCAACTTTCTGCACGGCATTCCGCACTTTGCCATCTCGATCGCGGTCGAGGAGCCGCTGTTCGGCGGCAAGCGCGAAGTGACCTCCGGCCTCATCTACCAGCCGGTCACCGACGAAAGCTATTGGGCGGAGAAGAATCGCGGCGCCTGGCGTCATGACCAGCGCCTGCGCGTCTCGGCGCGCCGCGACCTGGCCGACTGCCTGATCGCGACCGGCATCCCGTTCATGGGTCATGGCAATATGGCCGAATGGGCACGCATTTTCGGTGCGGTCGCTCCCTCGGTTGCCGGATTGCGCCGCTTTGGCGCGGCGTCGCTCGATCTCGCCCATGTCGCCTCGGGCCGTTATGACGGTTTCTGGGAAAGCGGGCTGCAGCCCTGGGACGTGGCCGCTGGCATCCTGATGGTGCGTGAGGCCGGTGGCTTCGTCAGCGACTTCCGCGGTGGCGACCAGATGATCGACCGCAAGGAAGTGATCGCGGGCAATGATACGACCCACAGCAAGCTGCACAAGCTGGTGGCCGGCGCGCTGCGCTAAGAGCCTGATCGTCTGAGGTGGAGGCGCTCCGCGCGTCCACCGATGGCGTGAATCAGGCTCTACGAAGCCCCTGATCGTCTGAGGTGGAGGCGCTCCGCGCTTTCACCGATGGCGTATCAGGTTCTGCTAAGCTCCTGTTTTAAGAGCAAAGGGCGTCGGCCCACCCGTGCGAGTCTGTCGGCTCCACAGAGTGGTCCGGCGCCCATTTTTTTATGTCTGCGGAATGGCTCTCTTGTGCTTTTGGTAACGCGATCAAGCCTTTGCAATTGTTGCGAATCATTCTCACAGGTTCGCCCCTTGCTTCGCATATGCAGCAGGCCTAAAGGCCCCCCAGAACCATTTTCGCCCAGGGGATTCCATTGGTCGATCTCAGCCAATATCTGCCGATCCTGATCTTTCTCGGGATCGCCTTGCTGCTTTCCGGCACCTTCGTCTTTCTGCCGATGCTGGTTGGCCGCCTGACCGGTGCGCACAAGCCCGATCCTGCAAAGCTCAGCGAATATGAGTGCGGCTTTCCTTCGTTTGAAGAGCCCCGCAGTCAGTTCGACGTGCGTTTCTATCTGGTCGCCATTCTCTTCATCATCTTCGATCTTGAAGCGGCGTTCCTGTTTCCGTGGGCGGTTAGCCTTGACCAGATCGGCTGGGCCGGCTGGGCGACGATGATGATCTTCATAGCGGAGCTGGTGCTCGGCCTCGTCTATGCGTGGAAGAAGGGAGCACTCGATTGGGAGTAGAACTGACCAGCCCCATTCCCGGCACCATGCCGCCGATGGGGACGCAGCCCGACCAGGCCTTCTTCGACTCGCTCAACAGCGAAGTGAATGACAAGGGTTTCCTGATCACCTCGACCGAGGAACTGTTCCAGTGGGCGCGTACCGGCTCGCTGTGGTGGATGACCTTCGGCCTGGCCTGCTGCGCCGTGGAGATGATCCACGTCAACATGCCGCGCTACGACATGGAGCGCTTCGGTGCCGCACCGCGTGCGTCCCCGCGCCAGTCGGACGTGATGATCGTCGCGGGCACGCTGTGCAACAAGATGGCCCCGGCGCTGCGCAAGGTCTACGACCAGATGTCCAACCCGAAATATGTGATTTCGATGGGCAGCTGCGCCAATGGCGGTGGCTATTACCACTATAGCTATTCGGTCGTCCGTGGCTGTGACCGCATCGTGCCGGTCGACATCTATGTGCCGGGCTGCCCGCCCACTGCCGAAGCTCTGCTTTACGGCATCATGCAGCTGCAGCGGAAGATCCGCCGGATCGGGACGATTGAGCGTTAATATGGGCCATTCTGCACCCAAGATCGTGAACCCGGAAGGGATCGCCGAGGAAATCGGCGCCCTGCTGGGGTCTATGCTGATCGAAACCATCGATCATGCCGACGAGCTGACCTTCGTTGTCGCGCGCGACGAACTGGCCAATGCCATGGTCGCGCTGCGCGACATGGCGCATTACCAGCAGCTGATGGAAATCGCCGGCGTCGACTATCCGGAACGTCCGGACCGGTTCGAGGTCTGCTATCATCTGCTCAGCGTCACGCGGAACCACCGCGTCCGCGTCAAGGTGTCGACCGACGAGGATACGCCGGTGCCGACCGTGACGCATCTCTGGCCGGTCGCCGGCTGGCTGGAGCGCGAAGTGTTCGACATGTATGGCGTCATCTTCGACGGCAACACCGACCTGCGCCGCATCCTGACCGACTATGGCTTCAAGGGCCATCCGCAGCGCAAGGACTTCCCGCTGACCGGCTATGTCGAGCTGCGCTATTCCGAGGAAGACAAGCGCGTCGTCTATGAGCCGGTGAAGCTGGCCCAGGACTTCCGCAGCTTCGACTTCATGTCGCCCTGGGAAGGTGCGCAATATGTGCTGCCGGGCGACGAGAAGGCGGCGGCCCCTGCCGCTCCTGCGCCCGCAGCCGCGCCCACGCCCAAGGCGACGGAAAGCAAGGCCGATACCGGTGCTGGCGATGCCGCCAACAAGAAGGCCGAGGAAAAGTCGGCCGACGCGCCGGCCAAGCCCGCCGCTGAAACCGATGAAGGCAAGGGGGCTGCCAAGCCCGAAGGTAAGGCCTGATGTCCGATTATCTGGAAAAAATGGATCATGTCACCGATGCGGCGGACCCGTCGTACGGCGACACGGAAATCCAGAACTACACGATCAACTTCGGCCCGCAGCATCCGGCTGCGCACGGCGTTCTGCGTCTGGTCATGGAGCTGGACGGTGAAATCGTCGAGCGCTGCGACCCGCATGTCGGCCTGCTGCATCGCGGCACCGAGAAGCTGATCGAGTACAAGACCTATATGCAGGCGCTGCCCTATTTCGACCGGCTGGACTATTGTTCGCCGCTCGGCATGGAGCACTCCTATGTGCTGGCGGTCGAAAAGCTGCTGAACCTGGAAGTGCCGCTGCGCGCGCAATATCTGCGCGTGTTCTTCGCGGAACTGACCCGTATCTGCAATCACATGCTGAACCTCGGATCGCACGTCATGGACGTCGGCGCGATGACGCCGAACCTGTGGTTGTTCGAAATCCGCGAGGACTGTCTCAACTTCTTCGAGCGCGCCTCGGGTGCCCGCATGCACTCGGCCTATTTCCGGCCGGGCGGCGTGCATCAGGATGTGCCGCTCAAGCTGCTGACTGACATTGCCGACTGGCTCGACACCCGTCTGCCGCGCCTGTTCGAGGACGCGATGAGCCTGGTCGTCGACAACCGCATCTTCAAGCAGCGCAATGTCGATATCTCGATCGTCAGCAAGGAAGACGCGCTGAAGTGGGGCTTCTCCGGTCCCATGCTGCGTGGCTCGGGCATCGCCTGGGACATCCGCAAGGCGCAACCCTACGACGTATATGACCGCATGGACTTCGACGTTCCGGTCGGCACCGCCTATGACTGCTATGACCGGTTCATGGTCCGCGTCGAGGAAGTGCGCCAGTCCGCGCGCATCATGAAGCAGTGCCTCAGCGAAATGCCCGAAGGGCCGATCGCCAGCTTCGACCGCAAGGTCTCACCGCCCAAGCGCGGCGAGATGAAGCGGGACATGGAAGCGCTGATCCACCACTTCAAGCTCTATACCGAGGGCTTCCACGTCCCGGCGGGCGAAGTCTATGTGGCGACCGAAAGCCCCAAGGGCGAATTCGGCGTCTATCTGGTCAGCGACGGCTCCAACAAGCCCTATCGCTGCAAGATCCGCCCGACCGCCTTCTCGCACCTGCAAGCTATGGACTTCATGATGAAGGGCCACATGCTCGCCGACACCACCGCTGTACTGGGCGCGATGGACATCGTGTTCGGAGAATGTGACCGATAATGGCTGACGCAGTTCATATCCCCGATGAGGCCGAAACCCGCGCGCGCTGGGGCGCGTTCGAGTGGACGCCCGAAAATGCCGAGCAGGCGAAGAAGGTCATCGCGCGCTATCCCGCCGGTCGCCAGCAGTCGGCGGTGATGCCGCTGCTCGATCTGGCCCAGCGCCAGGTCGGTGCGGAAACGCAGACCAATGGCTGGCTGCCGGTTCCGGTCATGGAATATATCGGGCGTCAGCTCGATATGCCGTACATGCGCGTCTATGAGGTCGCGACCTTCTACACCATGTACAATCTGGCACCGGTCGGCCGCTACCATGTGCAGGTCTGCGGCACGACGCCGTGCATGCTGCGCGGGTCGGACGATGTCTTTGCCGCGTGCAAGAACAAGGGCCTGGTCAAGGGCGGCACGACCCCCGACGGCCTGTTCACCCTCAATGAGGTCGAATGCCTTGGTGCCTGCGCCAACGCGCCGATGGTCCAGATCAACGACGATAACTTCGAAGATCTGACCTACGACAGCACCATCGCCATCCTGGAAACGCTGGCCGCCGGCGGCCAGCCCAAGATCGGCCCGCAGATCGATCGCCAGACCAGCGCGCCGGAAGGTGGCCCGACCACCCTCAAGGAGATGGTCGGCGAAAATCACGATTATCGTGGTCAATGGAACGAAGGAGCGACGGCATGACCGATGCACCCGCACCGGCCCCCTTCGTCGGGCCGCTGTCCGACAAGGACCGCATCTTCACCAACGTCCACGGCTTCCAGGATTGGGGTGTCGACGCCGCGATGAAGCGTGGCGATTGGGACAATACCAAGAAGCTGATGGAAATCGGCCAGGACGCGATCATCGACACCATCAAGGCGTCGAACCTGCGCGGCCGTGGTGGCGCCGGCTTCCCGACCGGCATGAAGTGGAGCTTCATGCCCAAGGAAAGCAAGGACGGCCGTCCCAGCTTCCTCGTCATCAACGCTGACGAATCCGAACCGGGTTCCTGCAAGGACCGCGAAATCATCCGCCACGATCCGCATAAGCTGATCGAAGGCGCGCTGATCGCCGGTTTCGCGATGCGGGCGCGCGCCGCCTACATCTATATCCGCGGCGAATTCATCTATGAGGCGAAGGTGCTCTTCGCCGCCGTCGAGCAGGCCTATGAAAAGGGCTTCATCGGCAAGAATGCCTGCGGTTCGGGCTATGATTTCGACGTGTTCGTCCATCGTGGCGCCGGCGCCTATATCTGCGGCGAGGAAACCGCCCAGATCGAAAGCATCGAGGGCAAGAAGGGCCAGCCCCGCCTGAAGCCGCCTTTCCCGGCCGGCGCGGGCCTCTATGGCTGCCCTACCACCGTCAACAACGTGGAATCGATCGCGGTTGCGCCGACGATCCTGCGTCGCGGCGCCGCCTGGTTCAACGGCTTTGGCCGAGAGAATAATCGCGGCACCAAGCTGTTCCAGATCAGCGGTCATGTGAACAAGCCCTGCGTCGTCGAGGAATCGATGTCGATCCCGTTCCGTGAACTGATCGACCGCCATTGCGGCGGCATCCGTGGCGGCTGGGACAATCTGCTCGCGGTCATTCCGGGCGGGTCGTCGGTGCCGCTGGTTCCTGCGAAGGAAATCATGGACGCACCGATGGACTTTGACGGTCTGCGCGCGCTGGGCTCGGGCCTGGGCACCGCCGCTGTCATCGTCATGGACAAGTCGACCGACATCGTTCGCGCCATTTCGCGTCTCTCCTACTTCTACAAGCATGAGAGCTGCGGCCAGTGCACGCCGTGCCGCGAAGGCACCGGCTGGATGTGGCGCGTCATGGAGCGTTTGCGCACCGGCGACGCCGACCAGAGCGAAATCGACATGCTGTTCCAGGTGACCAAGCAGGTTGAAGGCCACACCATCTGTGCGCTTGGCGACGCGGCGGCATGGCCGATCCAGGGGCTGATCCGGCACTTCCGTCCGGAAATCGAGCGCCGGATCAACGAGAACAAGGGTAGTGCCCCCGTCATGGAGGCAGCGGAGTAACCATGCCGAAGGTCAAAGTAGACGGCGTAGAACTCGAAGTCCCGGCGGGCGCCACAGTCCTCCAGGCTTGCGAGCAGGCGGGGAAGGAAATCCCCCGTTTCTGCTATCATGAGCGCCTTTCCATCGCCGGCAATTGCCGCATGTGCCTGGTCGAGGTGAAGCCTGGACCGCCCAAGCCGCAGGCGTCGTGCGCGCTTCCGGCCACCGAAGGCCAGGAAATCCGCACCGACAGCGAAATGGTCAAGAAGGCCCGCGAAGGGGTGATGGAGTTCCTGCTCATCAACCACCCGCTGGATTGCCCGATCTGCGACCAGGGCGGCGAGTGCGATCTTCAGGACCAGTCGGTCGCCTATGGCCGTGGTTCGTCGCGCTATGACGAGAACAAGCGCGCCGTCACCG
The sequence above is drawn from the Sphingobium sp. AP49 genome and encodes:
- a CDS encoding glutathione S-transferase family protein, which codes for MPVDPHAEIEITGFAWVPDFARGYVRDLRPRWACEEAGLPYRERLVDFETAKGSDYRREQPFGQVPAYRDAEVAMFESGAMVLRIGERATTLVPRDTAGRLRVLTWVTAALNSVEPFVFDLVAIDTFNPDAEWARLRRPQVIDTLHGRLGDLSGWLGDKDYLEGDFTAADIIMATVLREVSDTALMAQFPALSAYRDRCIARPAFQRALDAQLASFRKEAQPA
- a CDS encoding MarR family transcriptional regulator — its product is MTHQQTLFVRDHCLCLATQRAARSLSRRFDEAFRPFGITSGQFSLMNALNRPEPPSVGSVAQLLAMDRTTLTANIKPLERDGLVRPAVDAADRRVRRLALTDQGRTILAQAMPVWIAVHGAIDAELAGQGDLRAGLAALA
- a CDS encoding DUF1622 domain-containing protein, whose amino-acid sequence is MALEEFVHLTAEYIALIVNLLAIAAIAIGSIQGAIGLSGLLLFHADSEKLAPVWLSFGRWLVAGLTFQLASDIVETSIAPSWADIGKLAAIAGIRTFLNYFLDKDMAELRERHHRTKEGLATE
- a CDS encoding L,D-transpeptidase family protein; this translates as MKSHLLGLTLLCAACNVSTTDANDSASAPPSSGNGTAPAAPDPSAAYTFQTVEEPDGKPWQPSPILQAQVALDRWGFSPGVIDGKDGMSFKAALRGFQEANRLPVTGDYDQKTAAALLEGEAKPTTWLVRIPDGFARGPFFDIPKGLNQQAGLPALTYRNLLEKLAERFHTTPEVLTAMNPPNTKVVAGATIRVPAIANQPVARIEGDERGWGETLASLGVAKDQPQADHLVVDKSEGLLKVYGADNRMIAQFPVTTGSQHDPLPLGQWTIKGISRNPEFHYNPDLFWDAASKDQKAVLKPGPNGPVGVVWIDLSKDHYGIHGTPEPQLIGRTESHGCIRLTNWDAARLAQMVKSGVKATFQA
- a CDS encoding M23 family metallopeptidase, with protein sequence MKVRLWSGIACALLLCIGFVHFCVRIVPADAPVQSVTSAPQAASVHGALLIPVEGVPPSALTDTFAQARAGGARPHDAIDIMAARGRAVLAAADGRIEKIFWSEAGGRTLYERAPDGRTVYYYAHLDGYAPGLHEGQAIRRGQRIATVGSTGNADPAAPHLHFAVNRMAPGDPWYGGRPVNPYPLLVGR
- the efp gene encoding elongation factor P, which encodes MKISGVDIRPGNNIEYEGGLWRAVKIQHTQPGKGGAYMQVELKNLIDGRKNNVRFRSAESVERIRLDTKDFQYLYAEGDMLVFMDQETYEQINLPAELLGDAAAFLQDGMMVVLEMYEERPISVQLPETIEATVVEADAVVKGQTASASYKPAILDNGVRVMVPPHIVSGTRIVVDVYAREYVKRAD
- a CDS encoding inositol monophosphatase family protein produces the protein MVSHSGLLTVMERAARKAGSKLRRDFGEVEHLQVSRKGPADFVSKADKQAEQTLVEELRKARPDWGFLLEEGGVIEGDPNKPRWIIDPLDGTTNFLHGIPHFAISIAVEEPLFGGKREVTSGLIYQPVTDESYWAEKNRGAWRHDQRLRVSARRDLADCLIATGIPFMGHGNMAEWARIFGAVAPSVAGLRRFGAASLDLAHVASGRYDGFWESGLQPWDVAAGILMVREAGGFVSDFRGGDQMIDRKEVIAGNDTTHSKLHKLVAGALR
- a CDS encoding NADH-quinone oxidoreductase subunit A; this translates as MVDLSQYLPILIFLGIALLLSGTFVFLPMLVGRLTGAHKPDPAKLSEYECGFPSFEEPRSQFDVRFYLVAILFIIFDLEAAFLFPWAVSLDQIGWAGWATMMIFIAELVLGLVYAWKKGALDWE
- a CDS encoding NADH-quinone oxidoreductase subunit B, which produces MPPMGTQPDQAFFDSLNSEVNDKGFLITSTEELFQWARTGSLWWMTFGLACCAVEMIHVNMPRYDMERFGAAPRASPRQSDVMIVAGTLCNKMAPALRKVYDQMSNPKYVISMGSCANGGGYYHYSYSVVRGCDRIVPVDIYVPGCPPTAEALLYGIMQLQRKIRRIGTIER
- a CDS encoding NADH-quinone oxidoreductase subunit C, which gives rise to MGHSAPKIVNPEGIAEEIGALLGSMLIETIDHADELTFVVARDELANAMVALRDMAHYQQLMEIAGVDYPERPDRFEVCYHLLSVTRNHRVRVKVSTDEDTPVPTVTHLWPVAGWLEREVFDMYGVIFDGNTDLRRILTDYGFKGHPQRKDFPLTGYVELRYSEEDKRVVYEPVKLAQDFRSFDFMSPWEGAQYVLPGDEKAAAPAAPAPAAAPTPKATESKADTGAGDAANKKAEEKSADAPAKPAAETDEGKGAAKPEGKA
- a CDS encoding NADH-quinone oxidoreductase subunit D → MSDYLEKMDHVTDAADPSYGDTEIQNYTINFGPQHPAAHGVLRLVMELDGEIVERCDPHVGLLHRGTEKLIEYKTYMQALPYFDRLDYCSPLGMEHSYVLAVEKLLNLEVPLRAQYLRVFFAELTRICNHMLNLGSHVMDVGAMTPNLWLFEIREDCLNFFERASGARMHSAYFRPGGVHQDVPLKLLTDIADWLDTRLPRLFEDAMSLVVDNRIFKQRNVDISIVSKEDALKWGFSGPMLRGSGIAWDIRKAQPYDVYDRMDFDVPVGTAYDCYDRFMVRVEEVRQSARIMKQCLSEMPEGPIASFDRKVSPPKRGEMKRDMEALIHHFKLYTEGFHVPAGEVYVATESPKGEFGVYLVSDGSNKPYRCKIRPTAFSHLQAMDFMMKGHMLADTTAVLGAMDIVFGECDR
- a CDS encoding NAD(P)H-dependent oxidoreductase subunit E encodes the protein MADAVHIPDEAETRARWGAFEWTPENAEQAKKVIARYPAGRQQSAVMPLLDLAQRQVGAETQTNGWLPVPVMEYIGRQLDMPYMRVYEVATFYTMYNLAPVGRYHVQVCGTTPCMLRGSDDVFAACKNKGLVKGGTTPDGLFTLNEVECLGACANAPMVQINDDNFEDLTYDSTIAILETLAAGGQPKIGPQIDRQTSAPEGGPTTLKEMVGENHDYRGQWNEGATA
- the nuoF gene encoding NADH-quinone oxidoreductase subunit NuoF, yielding MTDAPAPAPFVGPLSDKDRIFTNVHGFQDWGVDAAMKRGDWDNTKKLMEIGQDAIIDTIKASNLRGRGGAGFPTGMKWSFMPKESKDGRPSFLVINADESEPGSCKDREIIRHDPHKLIEGALIAGFAMRARAAYIYIRGEFIYEAKVLFAAVEQAYEKGFIGKNACGSGYDFDVFVHRGAGAYICGEETAQIESIEGKKGQPRLKPPFPAGAGLYGCPTTVNNVESIAVAPTILRRGAAWFNGFGRENNRGTKLFQISGHVNKPCVVEESMSIPFRELIDRHCGGIRGGWDNLLAVIPGGSSVPLVPAKEIMDAPMDFDGLRALGSGLGTAAVIVMDKSTDIVRAISRLSYFYKHESCGQCTPCREGTGWMWRVMERLRTGDADQSEIDMLFQVTKQVEGHTICALGDAAAWPIQGLIRHFRPEIERRINENKGSAPVMEAAE